The following nucleotide sequence is from Aquarana catesbeiana isolate 2022-GZ linkage group LG08, ASM4218655v1, whole genome shotgun sequence.
ATTTGTTATTTCCCTTATAACGCTATATTCCATCCCTGTGCGCTGATCTATAATAATATTTAACAGAGAGCCACCAAATAATATTTTCTGACAATCGCCTATAAACACAGATCAAAAATATTGAAATGCTTCCtacaaattattatattttttgccCACCGTAAAAGGGAGTATAAATACTTTCGAATATTTGGACAACCTTGAATGATCAAATCAGATAAATGTATCAAACAGATCATcataataataatgttaataattAACATTGTCCTTTGGAGTGGAAATTTAGAAATAAATGTAGTGACACCAAGAAATATTCGGTTTAGAAATAAAATCTAGTAATTTTTAATTCCTAGAGTTTTACAATTCGGTTTATGTTCATTTATGGCTGTTTTATGTCTTTCCATATTGGACCCTAAAGAATCAATTGATATTATTAACTTTTAGATCAAAAACCTGCAGTTTAAGTAGATTTAATTTTAATCCTGTTTAAAAGCAACGAATTACtataatatctatatctatataacgatatcgatatatagatatctatatctatatatatatcgatatatagatatctatatctatataacgatatcgatatatagatatctatatctatatatatatcgatatatagatatctatatctatatctatatatatctatatatatatatatatataataaataaaacttgcattaataattatattttccgcatttaaaaaaaaaatcgattcgttttttttcttttgcttttcaaCAACACTGTGAACAAATTAGAAAGtggaaagatacattgtatttgTTGGTTAGAATTGAAAAAGAAAATTACTAGGCATTTAGGTAAGAAAATTAAACGTgctaggtatttaaaaaaaaaaataatgtaataaaaaagtAAACCGTGTGTGTAAATTAAATATACTGTTTccttttaattttaaaagcaatacATTGTGTGTTGGATACATGATGCAAAATGACCGAGCAAGCTTGCACACAGCTTGTCAATTCTTTTTTAAAGGGGTGAATATTATGCACAAATGAATGGAGTTCGACCAGAACAAAATAAGGCAAATTAGGAAGTTttgcaataaaatctttttttttcttccagaatacatacaaaaaataccaatttctctctttttttaccgTTTACACCTTAAAAATAACGGCAATTTGAAATTATGACAAACTGCTGGTTGTTTTAGTAACAAACATGCACTGTTTTTAAGattttggaggaggggggatgggcttgtaCCCAAACAGACGTTAAATAAGATACAATACAATAaaagcagtcattttttttttttttttttttttttacttttttgtcgtTTAAGTAACATTAAAGAGAAAAAGCGTTATTGTGTCCCTGTTATTTATAACTCTACAAGGGGAGTTTCCACTTTACCTGTCCAGAAATGCACTTTTGAGTCTGCTTGGAGCtaacataaataaataacagtGTCCATGGATCCAGTCCTCAAATGAAcaccaaaatctattttttttttcaatagaaaaaaaaacaaaaaacaatcaagTCTTTTTTGTCTCCATTGGTAGGAGTCAGAAAGGCCAAGGCCAAGGTAGTCATTGGTATCCTAGAGCAGAAGCTGTTGTAAGTCTTTGCCCATAGAGTGCATAGGGGGAGTAGTAGTGTCCTGTGGCTGCTGGCATTGGCACTGGGGCACCCCCTGAAGGTAGAGGGCTCTTGGAATAAGGATGGTAGCGGCTGCTGCTGAGTCccaggggatgatgatgagggcTCCGCAGAGTCAGAGGGCTGTGGGAGGCCCCTGTGGGTGGCATGTGCATATGGCAAGCCATGGCAGCTGCGGCCAGGGACGAGGAGCTTGGGTATCCAGGCAACAGTTTGTCCGCGGAGCCTGGGAAGGCTGTGTGTGTCCGCAGGTGGCCCAGCAGTTCCTCGGAGGAGGAGAAGCGCTTGTCACAAGGGCCTGTGGCTGAAACCCAGTTGCATACATGGGGCAAGGGGTCGTTGGGAAGCATGAAACCATAGGGATAGAGGGGGTGCCCGGGAAGAGAAGGTGGTGAGACCCCATGGAGGGCATGACTAGGGTACACCAGGGGGTATCCAGATTTGAGGTCATGTGCACAGGAGGCGCTGGCACCCAACTGGGAGGCGCAGTGGTAGCTGAGGCAGTAGGGGTCCCTACACAGGCTGGCAGTCATCACAGATGGTGGAGAGGCCCCTGTTAGGGGACTGGAGGCAGAAGACTTACTGGGGCAGCCTAGGCTACTCAACTGGGCTCCCACCAAAGAGTTCCCCTTGGTGGGGTCCAAGGAGACTCCATGTGCCAGGAACTGAGGAGGGTAGCTGGCATAGGCTCCGGCCAGGCTGCCAGGGTAGGACATGCCAGCCGGGGGCAGAGGAAAGACCGTGTGGCCTGGTTTGTAGGGGGACACAGGGGCCACTAAACCGGATCCCAACATGGAGCCAGaggagctggaggaagaggagacaggAGTGGGGGAAGGAGCAGCAGAAAGGCTCTTACAGCCTGGGGTCCCCTCCCGGTGATTCTGCTGGAGCTCCACGCTCCGCCTCCCGTGCGATCCGCTATCAGAGGAGCCGCTCTTCGTACATTGCTCCGCGTCCTTCTTCTCTGAGCACTCCCCCGAGGATTTGGGCTCGGAAGATGGCGGCGGGGTGCGGGGGGAGCTGGGGCTGCCAGTCCGAGGGGTGAAGGGTGGGCAGGCGGCGCTGGGCACGCGGAATCCAGATTTATCGGCCGAGCTGGACTCCTTCTTGTCCGGAGCCTTGGAGTACGGCTTGAAGCTCGACTTGTCCTCCGCCCCGATGTCACTCAGCTTCAGCGGACCGGACTTGGACTCCTTATCAGACCCGCTGGAGGAGCCGGTCACTGAGGACAGCTTGGAAGGGGCCGGGTCCGGCTTACCGATCTGGGAGCACGTCTGGGCCAGCAGGGCGAGGGGGCTCTTCTTGGCATCGAGCTGGGGAAATGAAACACACATGGGTTACATAGGGCCACACCACCACAATTTATAGGACACACTACATTCCACGACTATACAGgtgttttttatatacaactacaagtgtgtgggttttatatatatatatatatatatatatatatacatacatatatacacatacatatacacataccatATACGCACAAAAGCAGGAACGTGTATATAATGTTTTGCATATACACCAATAAATATAAACAGAACATAAATATCTATGTATTATACAAATGTTCTCACACATTTTATTTCTGGGAAGATAAAATAACTATATGTAAATATAGAGAGATTACAGATCAAAAGACTTGTTGATACAATAATATAAAGTCCTAATGATCGCACACTGATCCCTACACACAGTCAGAGGGAATAGTAAATGTCCCAGCCACCCCGGGGTCACTGATTGGGTGTAGTGGGCGCTCCAGTAGTAGTCAGTGTAGGGATCATCTGTCACAGGGTGAGCTCATGGCTGAGGAATGTAGGTGTGCAGACAGAAGGATGGGGATggcggggtcatttggggggcgatGTCTGTCCTCACTTTCCCCGCAtcattactatgggggggggggggtcagagaagtCGGGAAACTTTGTTTAGCATAGACATCCCTAATTTCTTCCTATCATCCCTATACACTGCAATATACTCTATACTCGTGCGATCT
It contains:
- the ZNF503 gene encoding zinc finger protein 503 encodes the protein MISSPVASGSRESPTTREIGDSSGTPTGGTLRQFHHKAFTHPVPPSDPLRQAGRLPIKVLKMLTARSGHILHPEYLQPLPSTPISPIELDAKKSPLALLAQTCSQIGKPDPAPSKLSSVTGSSSGSDKESKSGPLKLSDIGAEDKSSFKPYSKAPDKKESSSADKSGFRVPSAACPPFTPRTGSPSSPRTPPPSSEPKSSGECSEKKDAEQCTKSGSSDSGSHGRRSVELQQNHREGTPGCKSLSAAPSPTPVSSSSSSSGSMLGSGLVAPVSPYKPGHTVFPLPPAGMSYPGSLAGAYASYPPQFLAHGVSLDPTKGNSLVGAQLSSLGCPSKSSASSPLTGASPPSVMTASLCRDPYCLSYHCASQLGASASCAHDLKSGYPLVYPSHALHGVSPPSLPGHPLYPYGFMLPNDPLPHVCNWVSATGPCDKRFSSSEELLGHLRTHTAFPGSADKLLPGYPSSSSLAAAAMACHMHMPPTGASHSPLTLRSPHHHPLGLSSSRYHPYSKSPLPSGGAPVPMPAATGHYYSPYALYGQRLTTASALGYQ